The nucleotide window ACCTGTTGGGTTTGGTTCCAGGATGTTGAACGGATTTCACGGGATGAGCGGCTCCCTTCCAAAACAATCCTCCGCCTTTTCTTGCCTTGATAACGTGCGGTCTGGTGCCTTCGTGAACGTAAATCGCATATTCAGCCGTAGGTCTGATTCGTCCGAACAGTCGCCCTATGAGAATCCCAAGCCCGAAGGAGTGCGTAAGATAGCCCGTGCGCCAAGGAACGACCCCTTTAACAGCGTTCTTGTGCAATTCTGCAATAGACGCCCCGATAGCGTCCTGCAAGCGTTTCTCGACGATTTTAGGGCTTTGCTCGAAGGCTTTGCGGAGTTTATCGAGATTCCGACTCTCAACCGCGTAAGTAGCCATATCAAAACGATGTAGGATTCAATCTTCGAAGTAGCTCCTTATCGTCCTCGGTTAAGATTTCACGCCACGACACACTTGCTTCAGCCCCCGCTTCGTTTGTTTTACCTTCCGAATCTCGGCGTTTCCACTCCCACGCCACGATTCTTTGGCATAAGTCCTCAATATCAAAAGGTAGGTTGTGCGAAGCGATAGTAGTCTCCGCAGTGAAATCAATTTTATATCCCGCCGTATAAGTAACACGGATGTTGTTTTGTCCTTTGTAGACAGCGTTATAGATACGGACACGTCGGGGCTCCCTATCGTTCAAAAGTTCGTATTCAGAATCGTCAAAAGCCGTCCACGCTGGAGTGTCGGGAGTCCCCGCGCGATACGAAACTGCGGATAGTACCGTAACAGGGAAATGACGGAGCGTAATCATCGTCTGCTGTCCGTCGCCTCCGCTATAAACTT belongs to Candidatus Paceibacterota bacterium and includes:
- a CDS encoding HK97 gp10 family phage protein codes for the protein MATYAVESRNLDKLRKAFEQSPKIVEKRLQDAIGASIAELHKNAVKGVVPWRTGYLTHSFGLGILIGRLFGRIRPTAEYAIYVHEGTRPHVIKARKGGGLFWKGAAHPVKSVQHPGTKPNRFMPRVLDKAKDRIEGHFKRALELVAADIAK